In Numida meleagris isolate 19003 breed g44 Domestic line chromosome 3, NumMel1.0, whole genome shotgun sequence, the following are encoded in one genomic region:
- the NPHP1 gene encoding nephrocystin-1 isoform X3 yields the protein MTGRRARGPLQRVQRQSRELLAQVEALRAESAGAAVGRREALRQRCLQLQKLVDENTNTLHSLKKADEPAPVGNYNQRKEEEEKLLLKLSQQLQKLGRILDQDNTATNCTGNEGRQKNPQREDEDKEEDENDDDSRESSEEEESEEEADEDKLLDDPDVKECIAVGNFNAQQEGDLTFTKGEVLLIHDKKADGWWVAENSKGERGLVPRTYLAVHNEDEESQEESDEHIEVVDETADGTEIKKRTDSHWSAVRKAITESDTVEILATMGAVPAGFRLSTLSQLLEEGNQFRASYFLQPKLTPSQLAFKDLVWDSEKNTIYPIPTRVSLIVTLCSCKMIPLPAVSIQVLSRHVRLCLFDGNRVLSNIHTVRATWQPKSPQMWTFSPRVTGILPSLLDGDCFVRSNSLSSDIGLLFEIGITYIRNSTGERGELSCGWAFQKLFTSDGMPVPPKMYELPLNGGTPYERGIEVDPSLSRRAGSGVLHQLISLKKQPVLAVKLRSLSTQSKDILNLLPETLIGSMCYIHLLIFYRQILGDALLRDRINMQSAELICNPVLATFPQLMDQPDLMDALRSAWADRERTLKRSEKRDREFLKSVFVLVYHDSAFPLLRSTLLPSYKWAEEESEASRWRVIADFLRKSRENDGALQSLLSSENTHTAFDISELAYDFLGEPRKNSPIV from the exons ATGACGGGGCGGCGGGCGCGCGGCCCGCTGCAGCGAGTGCAGCGACAGAGCCGGGAGCTGCTGGCGCAG GTGGAGGCGCTGCGGGCAGAGAGCGCGGGCGCGGCCGTCGGGCGGCGGGAGGCCTTGAGGCAGAG AtgtttgcagctgcagaaattgGTGGATGAGAATACAAATACTCTTCATAGTTTGAAAAAG gcTGATGAGCCTGCACCTGTTGGGAATTATAAtcagaggaaagaagaagaagaaaaactattgcTAAAGCtatctcagcagctgcagaaacttGGTCGTATCTTGGATCAGGATAACACAGCTACAAATTGCACGGG GAATGAGGGACGTCAGAAAAATCCtcaaagagaagatgaagacaAAGAAGAGGATGAGAACGATGATGACAGTAGAGAAAGtagtgaggaagaagaaagtgaagaagaaGCTGATGAGGATAAATTGTTGGATGATCCCGATGTTAAAGAATGCATTGCAGTGGGCAACTTTAATGCACAGCAGGAAGGGGATCTCACATTTACA AAAGGTGAAGTCCTACTTATACATGATAAGAAGGCGGATGGCTGGTGGGTAGCCGAAAACTCAAAAGGGGAGAGAGGCCTCGTGCCTAGAACCTATCTTGCG GTCCATAATGAAGACGAAGAAAGCCAAGAGGAAAGTGATGAACACATAGAAGTGGTGGATGAAACAGCAGAtggaactgaaattaaaaaaag aacagATTCTCACTGGAGTGCTGTAAGAAAAGCTATCACAGAG agTGACACAGTAGAGATATTGGCAACCATGGGAGCTGTTCCTGCAGGATTCCGTCTATCCACACTTTCCCAGCTCTTAGAAGAAG GTAATCAGTTCAGAGCAAGTTACTTCTTGCAGCCTAAACTTACCCCATCCCAGCTGGCTTTTAAAGATTTGGTGTGggactctgaaaaaaatact ATCTATCCTATACCAACTCGAGTATCCCTGATTGTAACTTTATGTAGCTGTAAAATGATTCCTCTCCCAGCAGTCAGCATTCAGGTTCTCAGTAGACACGTTCGACTCTGTCTATTCGATGGCAATCGG GTACTGAGTAACATTCATACCGTGCGAGCTACGTGGCAACCTAAAAGCCCTCAAATGTGGACCTTTTCTCCGAGG GTAACAGGCATCTTACCCAGCTTACTGGATGGTGACTGTTTTGTCAGGTCCAATTCTTTATCTTCAGACATTGGTTTACTATTCGAAATCGGCATCACTTACATTCGCAAC TCAACAGGTGAACGAGGAGAGCTAAGCTGTGGCTGGgcatttcaaaagctttttacTTCTGATGGAATGCCTGTTCCGCCCAA AATGTATGAGCTGCCGTTAAATGGTGGTACTCCCTATGAGAGAGGCATTGAGGTTGACCCATCATTATCAAGAAGAG caGGCAGTGGTGTTCTTCATCAGCTTATATCACTCAAGAAGCAGCCTGTGCTTGCAGTGAAACTGAGGTCATTAAGCACACAGTCAAAAGACATCCTGAA TTTGCTACCAGAAACGTTAATTGGCAGCATGTGCTACATCCATCTCTTGATATTTTATCGACAAATACTTGGTGATGCACTCCTGAGAGACAGAATAAACATGCAAAGTGCAG aattaATCTGTAATCCTGTTTTAGCAACTTTTCCTCAACTCATGGATCAGCCAGACCTGATGGATGCACTGCGG agcGCCTGGGCGGACAGAGAAAGAACTTTGAAGAGATCGGAAAAG agaGATCGAGAATTCCTGAAGTCTGTGTTCGTCCTGGTGTACCACGACTCGGCCTTCCCTCTCCTCCGGTCCACTCTGCTCCCCAGCTACAAGTGGGCAGAGGAGGAGTCCGAAGCGTCTCGCTGGAGGGTGATTGCTGACTTCCTGAGAAAGAGCCGAGAGAACGATGGTGCCCTTCAGTCCCTGCTGTCCTCAGAAAACACTCACACAGCCTTTGACATCTCCGAGCTGGCCTATGATTTCTTAGGAGAACCGAGGAAAAACAGTCCCATAGTATGA
- the NPHP1 gene encoding nephrocystin-1 isoform X1: protein MTGRRARGPLQRVQRQSRELLAQVEALRAESAGAAVGRREALRQRCLQLQKLVDENTNTLHSLKKADEPAPVGNYNQRKEEEEKLLLKLSQQLQKLGRILDQDNTATNCTGNEGRQKNPQREDEDKEEDENDDDSRESSEEEESEEEADEDKLLDDPDVKECIAVGNFNAQQEGDLTFTAKKGEVLLIHDKKADGWWVAENSKGERGLVPRTYLAVHNEDEESQEESDEHIEVVDETADGTEIKKRTDSHWSAVRKAITESDTVEILATMGAVPAGFRLSTLSQLLEEGNQFRASYFLQPKLTPSQLAFKDLVWDSEKNTIYPIPTRVSLIVTLCSCKMIPLPAVSIQVLSRHVRLCLFDGNRVLSNIHTVRATWQPKSPQMWTFSPRVTGILPSLLDGDCFVRSNSLSSDIGLLFEIGITYIRNSTGERGELSCGWAFQKLFTSDGMPVPPKMYELPLNGGTPYERGIEVDPSLSRRAGSGVLHQLISLKKQPVLAVKLRSLSTQSKDILNLLPETLIGSMCYIHLLIFYRQILGDALLRDRINMQSAELICNPVLATFPQLMDQPDLMDALRSAWADRERTLKRSEKRDREFLKSVFVLVYHDSAFPLLRSTLLPSYKWAEEESEASRWRVIADFLRKSRENDGALQSLLSSENTHTAFDISELAYDFLGEPRKNSPIV from the exons ATGACGGGGCGGCGGGCGCGCGGCCCGCTGCAGCGAGTGCAGCGACAGAGCCGGGAGCTGCTGGCGCAG GTGGAGGCGCTGCGGGCAGAGAGCGCGGGCGCGGCCGTCGGGCGGCGGGAGGCCTTGAGGCAGAG AtgtttgcagctgcagaaattgGTGGATGAGAATACAAATACTCTTCATAGTTTGAAAAAG gcTGATGAGCCTGCACCTGTTGGGAATTATAAtcagaggaaagaagaagaagaaaaactattgcTAAAGCtatctcagcagctgcagaaacttGGTCGTATCTTGGATCAGGATAACACAGCTACAAATTGCACGGG GAATGAGGGACGTCAGAAAAATCCtcaaagagaagatgaagacaAAGAAGAGGATGAGAACGATGATGACAGTAGAGAAAGtagtgaggaagaagaaagtgaagaagaaGCTGATGAGGATAAATTGTTGGATGATCCCGATGTTAAAGAATGCATTGCAGTGGGCAACTTTAATGCACAGCAGGAAGGGGATCTCACATTTACA GCAAAGAAAGGTGAAGTCCTACTTATACATGATAAGAAGGCGGATGGCTGGTGGGTAGCCGAAAACTCAAAAGGGGAGAGAGGCCTCGTGCCTAGAACCTATCTTGCG GTCCATAATGAAGACGAAGAAAGCCAAGAGGAAAGTGATGAACACATAGAAGTGGTGGATGAAACAGCAGAtggaactgaaattaaaaaaag aacagATTCTCACTGGAGTGCTGTAAGAAAAGCTATCACAGAG agTGACACAGTAGAGATATTGGCAACCATGGGAGCTGTTCCTGCAGGATTCCGTCTATCCACACTTTCCCAGCTCTTAGAAGAAG GTAATCAGTTCAGAGCAAGTTACTTCTTGCAGCCTAAACTTACCCCATCCCAGCTGGCTTTTAAAGATTTGGTGTGggactctgaaaaaaatact ATCTATCCTATACCAACTCGAGTATCCCTGATTGTAACTTTATGTAGCTGTAAAATGATTCCTCTCCCAGCAGTCAGCATTCAGGTTCTCAGTAGACACGTTCGACTCTGTCTATTCGATGGCAATCGG GTACTGAGTAACATTCATACCGTGCGAGCTACGTGGCAACCTAAAAGCCCTCAAATGTGGACCTTTTCTCCGAGG GTAACAGGCATCTTACCCAGCTTACTGGATGGTGACTGTTTTGTCAGGTCCAATTCTTTATCTTCAGACATTGGTTTACTATTCGAAATCGGCATCACTTACATTCGCAAC TCAACAGGTGAACGAGGAGAGCTAAGCTGTGGCTGGgcatttcaaaagctttttacTTCTGATGGAATGCCTGTTCCGCCCAA AATGTATGAGCTGCCGTTAAATGGTGGTACTCCCTATGAGAGAGGCATTGAGGTTGACCCATCATTATCAAGAAGAG caGGCAGTGGTGTTCTTCATCAGCTTATATCACTCAAGAAGCAGCCTGTGCTTGCAGTGAAACTGAGGTCATTAAGCACACAGTCAAAAGACATCCTGAA TTTGCTACCAGAAACGTTAATTGGCAGCATGTGCTACATCCATCTCTTGATATTTTATCGACAAATACTTGGTGATGCACTCCTGAGAGACAGAATAAACATGCAAAGTGCAG aattaATCTGTAATCCTGTTTTAGCAACTTTTCCTCAACTCATGGATCAGCCAGACCTGATGGATGCACTGCGG agcGCCTGGGCGGACAGAGAAAGAACTTTGAAGAGATCGGAAAAG agaGATCGAGAATTCCTGAAGTCTGTGTTCGTCCTGGTGTACCACGACTCGGCCTTCCCTCTCCTCCGGTCCACTCTGCTCCCCAGCTACAAGTGGGCAGAGGAGGAGTCCGAAGCGTCTCGCTGGAGGGTGATTGCTGACTTCCTGAGAAAGAGCCGAGAGAACGATGGTGCCCTTCAGTCCCTGCTGTCCTCAGAAAACACTCACACAGCCTTTGACATCTCCGAGCTGGCCTATGATTTCTTAGGAGAACCGAGGAAAAACAGTCCCATAGTATGA
- the NPHP1 gene encoding nephrocystin-1 isoform X4, whose product MTGRRARGPLQRVQRQSRELLAQVEALRAESAGAAVGRREALRQRCLQLQKLVDENTNTLHSLKKADEPAPVGNYNQRKEEEEKLLLKLSQQLQKLGRILDQDNTATNCTGNEGRQKNPQREDEDKEEDENDDDSRESSEEEESEEEADEDKLLDDPDVKECIAVGNFNAQQEGDLTFTVHNEDEESQEESDEHIEVVDETADGTEIKKRTDSHWSAVRKAITESDTVEILATMGAVPAGFRLSTLSQLLEEGNQFRASYFLQPKLTPSQLAFKDLVWDSEKNTIYPIPTRVSLIVTLCSCKMIPLPAVSIQVLSRHVRLCLFDGNRVLSNIHTVRATWQPKSPQMWTFSPRVTGILPSLLDGDCFVRSNSLSSDIGLLFEIGITYIRNSTGERGELSCGWAFQKLFTSDGMPVPPKMYELPLNGGTPYERGIEVDPSLSRRAGSGVLHQLISLKKQPVLAVKLRSLSTQSKDILNLLPETLIGSMCYIHLLIFYRQILGDALLRDRINMQSAELICNPVLATFPQLMDQPDLMDALRSAWADRERTLKRSEKRDREFLKSVFVLVYHDSAFPLLRSTLLPSYKWAEEESEASRWRVIADFLRKSRENDGALQSLLSSENTHTAFDISELAYDFLGEPRKNSPIV is encoded by the exons ATGACGGGGCGGCGGGCGCGCGGCCCGCTGCAGCGAGTGCAGCGACAGAGCCGGGAGCTGCTGGCGCAG GTGGAGGCGCTGCGGGCAGAGAGCGCGGGCGCGGCCGTCGGGCGGCGGGAGGCCTTGAGGCAGAG AtgtttgcagctgcagaaattgGTGGATGAGAATACAAATACTCTTCATAGTTTGAAAAAG gcTGATGAGCCTGCACCTGTTGGGAATTATAAtcagaggaaagaagaagaagaaaaactattgcTAAAGCtatctcagcagctgcagaaacttGGTCGTATCTTGGATCAGGATAACACAGCTACAAATTGCACGGG GAATGAGGGACGTCAGAAAAATCCtcaaagagaagatgaagacaAAGAAGAGGATGAGAACGATGATGACAGTAGAGAAAGtagtgaggaagaagaaagtgaagaagaaGCTGATGAGGATAAATTGTTGGATGATCCCGATGTTAAAGAATGCATTGCAGTGGGCAACTTTAATGCACAGCAGGAAGGGGATCTCACATTTACA GTCCATAATGAAGACGAAGAAAGCCAAGAGGAAAGTGATGAACACATAGAAGTGGTGGATGAAACAGCAGAtggaactgaaattaaaaaaag aacagATTCTCACTGGAGTGCTGTAAGAAAAGCTATCACAGAG agTGACACAGTAGAGATATTGGCAACCATGGGAGCTGTTCCTGCAGGATTCCGTCTATCCACACTTTCCCAGCTCTTAGAAGAAG GTAATCAGTTCAGAGCAAGTTACTTCTTGCAGCCTAAACTTACCCCATCCCAGCTGGCTTTTAAAGATTTGGTGTGggactctgaaaaaaatact ATCTATCCTATACCAACTCGAGTATCCCTGATTGTAACTTTATGTAGCTGTAAAATGATTCCTCTCCCAGCAGTCAGCATTCAGGTTCTCAGTAGACACGTTCGACTCTGTCTATTCGATGGCAATCGG GTACTGAGTAACATTCATACCGTGCGAGCTACGTGGCAACCTAAAAGCCCTCAAATGTGGACCTTTTCTCCGAGG GTAACAGGCATCTTACCCAGCTTACTGGATGGTGACTGTTTTGTCAGGTCCAATTCTTTATCTTCAGACATTGGTTTACTATTCGAAATCGGCATCACTTACATTCGCAAC TCAACAGGTGAACGAGGAGAGCTAAGCTGTGGCTGGgcatttcaaaagctttttacTTCTGATGGAATGCCTGTTCCGCCCAA AATGTATGAGCTGCCGTTAAATGGTGGTACTCCCTATGAGAGAGGCATTGAGGTTGACCCATCATTATCAAGAAGAG caGGCAGTGGTGTTCTTCATCAGCTTATATCACTCAAGAAGCAGCCTGTGCTTGCAGTGAAACTGAGGTCATTAAGCACACAGTCAAAAGACATCCTGAA TTTGCTACCAGAAACGTTAATTGGCAGCATGTGCTACATCCATCTCTTGATATTTTATCGACAAATACTTGGTGATGCACTCCTGAGAGACAGAATAAACATGCAAAGTGCAG aattaATCTGTAATCCTGTTTTAGCAACTTTTCCTCAACTCATGGATCAGCCAGACCTGATGGATGCACTGCGG agcGCCTGGGCGGACAGAGAAAGAACTTTGAAGAGATCGGAAAAG agaGATCGAGAATTCCTGAAGTCTGTGTTCGTCCTGGTGTACCACGACTCGGCCTTCCCTCTCCTCCGGTCCACTCTGCTCCCCAGCTACAAGTGGGCAGAGGAGGAGTCCGAAGCGTCTCGCTGGAGGGTGATTGCTGACTTCCTGAGAAAGAGCCGAGAGAACGATGGTGCCCTTCAGTCCCTGCTGTCCTCAGAAAACACTCACACAGCCTTTGACATCTCCGAGCTGGCCTATGATTTCTTAGGAGAACCGAGGAAAAACAGTCCCATAGTATGA
- the NPHP1 gene encoding nephrocystin-1 isoform X2 has translation MTGRRARGPLQRVQRQSRELLAQVEALRAESAGAAVGRREALRQRCLQLQKLVDENTNTLHSLKKADEPAPVGNYNQRKEEEEKLLLKLSQQLQKLGRILDQDNTATNCTGNEGRQKNPQREDEDKEEDENDDDSRESSEEEESEEEADEDKLLDDPDVKECIAVGNFNAQQEGDLTFTAKKGEVLLIHDKKADGWWVAENSKGERGLVPRTYLAVHNEDEESQEESDEHIEVVDETADGTEIKKRTDSHWSAVRKAITESDTVEILATMGAVPAGFRLSTLSQLLEEGNQFRASYFLQPKLTPSQLAFKDLVWDSEKNTIYPIPTRVSLIVTLCSCKMIPLPAVSIQVLSRHVRLCLFDGNRVLSNIHTVRATWQPKSPQMWTFSPRVTGILPSLLDGDCFVRSNSLSSDIGLLFEIGITYIRNSTGERGELSCGWAFQKLFTSDGMPVPPKMYELPLNGGTPYERGIEVDPSLSRRGSGVLHQLISLKKQPVLAVKLRSLSTQSKDILNLLPETLIGSMCYIHLLIFYRQILGDALLRDRINMQSAELICNPVLATFPQLMDQPDLMDALRSAWADRERTLKRSEKRDREFLKSVFVLVYHDSAFPLLRSTLLPSYKWAEEESEASRWRVIADFLRKSRENDGALQSLLSSENTHTAFDISELAYDFLGEPRKNSPIV, from the exons ATGACGGGGCGGCGGGCGCGCGGCCCGCTGCAGCGAGTGCAGCGACAGAGCCGGGAGCTGCTGGCGCAG GTGGAGGCGCTGCGGGCAGAGAGCGCGGGCGCGGCCGTCGGGCGGCGGGAGGCCTTGAGGCAGAG AtgtttgcagctgcagaaattgGTGGATGAGAATACAAATACTCTTCATAGTTTGAAAAAG gcTGATGAGCCTGCACCTGTTGGGAATTATAAtcagaggaaagaagaagaagaaaaactattgcTAAAGCtatctcagcagctgcagaaacttGGTCGTATCTTGGATCAGGATAACACAGCTACAAATTGCACGGG GAATGAGGGACGTCAGAAAAATCCtcaaagagaagatgaagacaAAGAAGAGGATGAGAACGATGATGACAGTAGAGAAAGtagtgaggaagaagaaagtgaagaagaaGCTGATGAGGATAAATTGTTGGATGATCCCGATGTTAAAGAATGCATTGCAGTGGGCAACTTTAATGCACAGCAGGAAGGGGATCTCACATTTACA GCAAAGAAAGGTGAAGTCCTACTTATACATGATAAGAAGGCGGATGGCTGGTGGGTAGCCGAAAACTCAAAAGGGGAGAGAGGCCTCGTGCCTAGAACCTATCTTGCG GTCCATAATGAAGACGAAGAAAGCCAAGAGGAAAGTGATGAACACATAGAAGTGGTGGATGAAACAGCAGAtggaactgaaattaaaaaaag aacagATTCTCACTGGAGTGCTGTAAGAAAAGCTATCACAGAG agTGACACAGTAGAGATATTGGCAACCATGGGAGCTGTTCCTGCAGGATTCCGTCTATCCACACTTTCCCAGCTCTTAGAAGAAG GTAATCAGTTCAGAGCAAGTTACTTCTTGCAGCCTAAACTTACCCCATCCCAGCTGGCTTTTAAAGATTTGGTGTGggactctgaaaaaaatact ATCTATCCTATACCAACTCGAGTATCCCTGATTGTAACTTTATGTAGCTGTAAAATGATTCCTCTCCCAGCAGTCAGCATTCAGGTTCTCAGTAGACACGTTCGACTCTGTCTATTCGATGGCAATCGG GTACTGAGTAACATTCATACCGTGCGAGCTACGTGGCAACCTAAAAGCCCTCAAATGTGGACCTTTTCTCCGAGG GTAACAGGCATCTTACCCAGCTTACTGGATGGTGACTGTTTTGTCAGGTCCAATTCTTTATCTTCAGACATTGGTTTACTATTCGAAATCGGCATCACTTACATTCGCAAC TCAACAGGTGAACGAGGAGAGCTAAGCTGTGGCTGGgcatttcaaaagctttttacTTCTGATGGAATGCCTGTTCCGCCCAA AATGTATGAGCTGCCGTTAAATGGTGGTACTCCCTATGAGAGAGGCATTGAGGTTGACCCATCATTATCAAGAAGAG GCAGTGGTGTTCTTCATCAGCTTATATCACTCAAGAAGCAGCCTGTGCTTGCAGTGAAACTGAGGTCATTAAGCACACAGTCAAAAGACATCCTGAA TTTGCTACCAGAAACGTTAATTGGCAGCATGTGCTACATCCATCTCTTGATATTTTATCGACAAATACTTGGTGATGCACTCCTGAGAGACAGAATAAACATGCAAAGTGCAG aattaATCTGTAATCCTGTTTTAGCAACTTTTCCTCAACTCATGGATCAGCCAGACCTGATGGATGCACTGCGG agcGCCTGGGCGGACAGAGAAAGAACTTTGAAGAGATCGGAAAAG agaGATCGAGAATTCCTGAAGTCTGTGTTCGTCCTGGTGTACCACGACTCGGCCTTCCCTCTCCTCCGGTCCACTCTGCTCCCCAGCTACAAGTGGGCAGAGGAGGAGTCCGAAGCGTCTCGCTGGAGGGTGATTGCTGACTTCCTGAGAAAGAGCCGAGAGAACGATGGTGCCCTTCAGTCCCTGCTGTCCTCAGAAAACACTCACACAGCCTTTGACATCTCCGAGCTGGCCTATGATTTCTTAGGAGAACCGAGGAAAAACAGTCCCATAGTATGA